CGGAAGCGGCCCCCCACCTCTCCCCGGAAGCCCGCGACCGCTCCGACCGCGACAACTTCTACAACATCCTGGACGACAAGATTCTCCCGCTCTACTACGATCACAACGACAAGTGGATGGACATTGTCTTCAATGCGATGACGGACATCTATCCCGAATTCGACTCCGACCGCATGGCGGACCAGTACTACACGGAAATGTACAACAGCTAGGAAAACTCTTTTCCCGCTTTCATGCAACGGCCGCCCTTCCCTGTGGAAAGGCGGCCGTTCCTGTTCAGGCCTGTTTCAAAAATCCTGGGAACGGAGCTGAAAGTCCCTCAATAAGGCGCGGGCTATTTGGGCTCCTCTTCTTCACCGCCGGCGTCAGCCGCAGACTTGTCCGCAGGGTGTTTGCGGCGGTGCGCAAAAATATTCTCCTGCTGCCACACGCGGGAAAAGGCGGACGTGATCAACCCCGTGGAAATGGCAATGATGGACACGGCTATAAACATGATCACCCCGGTAAAAATGCGCCCCATGGGCGTAATAGGCACCAGGTCGCCGTAGCCCACCGTACTCAGGGTCTCCACGGCAAACCACAGGGCGTCAAAAAAGGAGCGGAACTTCTCCGGCTGGGCGTCGTGCTCCGCAATGTAAATACCCAGGGACGTGACGTACAGCATGAACAGGATCACGGAGAAGAACAGGAAGAACTCATCCCGGATCAGGTAAAAGGCCTTTTTAAAGCTGGCCGCGGTCTGGTTAAACCGGGCCAGCTTGAAGATGGCCAGCACGCGGACAATCCGCAGGGAATAAAGAATCTGCCAGTCCAGCCCGAAAAACATGCCCAGGAACGGCACGCAGACAATAAAATCCAGAATGCCCATGCCGCTGAAAATATAAGTCTTCCGCGGCTTGGCGCACAGCACCCGCAGGATATACTCAAACACAAAGAAATAGCTGATCCAGTAATTCACCTTGGCCGCAATGCGGCCTACCAGCGGGTGAACGTCCGGAATGGCATTCAGCGTGTACAGCATGAACCATACCAGGATCAGCACCCTGACGATGTTCTCCCAGGGGCCGAAATTGGCTGCTCCTTGCTTGGTGCGGGTAATCAGGGGCATGGCGGGAATCAGGAATGAAGGGCGGCCTTCCACTCGTCAGCCTTGAAACCGACGCAAATCCTCCCGTTGGTGATCAGAATGGGGCGTTTGACCAGCATGCCGTTGGTAGACAGCAGCGCTATCTGGTCATCCAGGCTCATGCCGGGAAGCTTGTCCTTCAAACTCATGCTCTTGTAAAGCAGTCCGTTGGTATTGAAAAACTTCTTGGACGGCAGGCCGCTCTCTTCAATCCAGGTCCGGAGTTCCTCCGCCGTGGGGTTCTGCTCCACAATGTGGCGGTCCTCATAGGAAACGCCCTGCTCATCAAGCCATTTTTTGGCTTTCTGGCAAGTCGTGCACTTGGGATATTCAATAAACAAGGAAGACATACCTGCACGCTAGCCCCGCAAACACACCGGGTCAAGCGGCCAGCACAGCCATCCTGCCGTCATGACTTGATTGGAGCACGCCGGGCGCCTCCGCCATGAAAATGGCGACCCCTGAAAGAAACCGCCGCAGGAAGGCCCCGGCGCTCCGGAACGTCAAAGCACCATGGCGCTTCCCAGTTGCGCGATGGAAACGGGATTGGGCTGCCGTTCCCTGAGCGCCTCAGCCAGGGCGCGGGAGGCCTTCTCCTCCCCGTGCGCCAGAATGATATTCCTTTTGGGCCCTCCCGTCCTGTCAAAATATTCCAGCAGTTCCCCATGGTCCGCATGGCCGGAGAAGGAATCCATCTCCCGTATCCTGGCCCGGACGGTGTACTGCTTGCCCAGAATGGGAACCTCCTTCCACCCGTCCATGATCTTGCGGCCCAGGGTATGTTCCGCGCAATAGCCCACAAAAAGGACCGTATTCTTCGGATTGCCGATGTTATTCGCCAGATGGTGCAGGATGCGCCCCGCCTCACACATGCCGGAGGCGGAAATGATGATGGCCTGCTCACTCATCTTGTTCAGTTTCTGGGATTCCCCCACGGAGCGGATGAGCCGCAACTGTTCAAAGCAGAACGGCTCCTTTTCCCGGAACAGGAAATCATACACCTCCTTGTTGAAGCACTCCGGGTGAATACGGAAAATCTCCGTGGCGCTCACGGCCATGGGACTGTCCACATATACATTCAGGGGGGGAAGCCTGCCTTCATGGTACGCCCGGTTGAACAGGTAAAGGAGCTGCTGGGTGCGCTCCACTGCAAAGGCGGGAATGTAAATGCGGCCGCCCAGGTCCAGAGCCTCCCGGATCACCCTGCAAAAGGCCTCGTCATCACGGGAGGGGGCTTCATGGAAACGGCCTCCGTAAGTACTCTCCATCAGCAGGATGTTCACATCCGGAACGGGCACGGGATCACGCAGGAGTTCATTATCCCCTCTCCCCACGTCTCCGGAAAACAGGAAGCGCTTCTTCCGCCCGTCTTCCCGGTCCTCAATATCCAGGCACACCTGCGCGGCCCCCAGAATATGGCCCGCATCATAAAACGTGAGCGTCACGCCCGGAACGACGGGGATGGAACGTTCATACCCGATATTCACGAACTGGCGCATGCACCGTTCCGCGTCCTGTTCGGAATAAGTAGGATAAACTTCCGGCTGCTGAATGCCCCGGCGCTTATTCATCTTATTGATAAACGCGCAGTCGTGCTCCTGGATGCGGGCGGCATCCGCCAGCATGATCTGGCAAAGGTCCCGGGTAGCAAACGTACTGTAAATATTCCCCTGAAACCCCTGCTTCACCAGATTGGGAAGATTGCCGGAATGGTCAATGTGCGCATGGGAAAGAATAACCGCATCCACCTCCGCCGGAGAAAAATAGGGAAAATCCTTGTTGATGTGCCAGGCCTCCTCACGCCGCCCCTGATACATGCCGCAATCCAGAAGAATCCTGCTCCCATTCACCTCCAGCAAATGCTGGGACCCCGTCGTCGTACCTGCCGCGCCGCAAAAATGAATTTTCATTAATACATGTGTACAACATGCCTCCGGTCAACGCAAGAAATCAGTGCCTTCCGGGATGATGAATTTCATATGCCCGTGCTCACAATTTCAAGTTCCCGGCATTGACTCTCACCCATCACAATTCTTCATGCCCACGCTGCACGTTTTCCTTAAAAAATTCTTACCCCGCAGAGGGGGCCCTGAACCGGGAAAAGCAAAAAGCTGGTTGCCCTTCAAGAAAGGCCAAACGTAAAAACGGCCAGAAATGGAAGAAATCATGAAATAGACGGAGAAAGAGCTGCAATGAAATCCACTCTTCTTTCTATTTTCAATAATTCAATTCCTCATACTCCCCACGGCGAACCGGAAATAGACCGCCTGCCGTCATCCCAAAGAGAATGATGGCCAATTCAGACAAGCTGTTCAAATCCATTCATTCCGGAAAGCCTTAAAACCGGACTTCCATGCCCGTTCCACAAAAAATCAACGCAGCCGCCCATGAGGCTAATGCAGGATCATATGATTTCACCTTCACATCCGCCAGCCCGGCGGGATGCTTCAAGGAAATCCGCGGAAAAAGGATGGGAAAATCCCGCCAGGTTATGATTGCCGCGGCGCGATGGAAGTTATTTATCTTCCGGCTTGGTTTCCAGGGGCTTCTCCACTTCCACGTCAATGGGCTGGGAAAGCTCGGGAGAGGGACGGGACTCCGGCTTGGAGGCGGGAGCATCGCTCATGGTTTCCTTCTCCGTCTTCAGCAGTTCTTCTTCAAACTCGGACTTGGCCTTCTTGAATTCTCCCAGGCTCTTGCCCAGGCCGCGGGCGAATTCCGGGAGTTTCTTAGCGCCGAACAGCAGGAAGACAATCACCAGAATGGCGATAATCTCCGGCGTTCCCAGTCCAAAAATTGCTAACGTGTTCATCATGGAGTGCTACGGTCTTTTTAACAGATTTTTTTCATGCCGGATACCTCATAATACGCTTCATGCGTCATCGGAGGATTCCTGTTCCTGTTTTTGCTGCTCCGCAAGCCTTCTGACGGCAAAACGGTGGAAACGCCAAACGACCAGGAAGATTACCAGGGAAAGCGCAGCCATGCTGCCCCACAGCAGCCCGAACGCGGCGGAGGCCGCCCCTTCATCCCCCAGTTCTCCAGCCTGGTTCCAATAATAATAGGACAGCACCGGATTCCAGGACAGAGAACTGCCGGGCAGAAGATGGAGCCGCGCCATGCGGTTCATGGCCGGCAGATAGGCCGCCTGGGCGGAGGCTTTCATCAGGGAATCCCCCTGCGCGTCATCGCCCCGTGTATAATACACCTGGGCCAGCATGTACATGGCCTTGGGGTCCCCCGTAGCGTCTGCCGCGCGCCGCAGCAGCCTGTAGGCTTCATCTGCATCCAGTTCCCCGCCTTTCCCGTTCTGGAGCAATTCCGCGGCCTTCAGGGCGGCAGGGGGGTAACCGATGGCGGCGGCTTCACGGTACAGGGCCAGCGCACGCGCCGCCTGTTCTGCGGAAGGAGTTCCTTCCATCAGCATATCAGCCAGGGCCGCCATGCTGTAGGGGTCTTTCCATTCCGCGCCTTTTTCAAACCAGTTGAGGGCTTTTTCCCGGTCAGGGGGCATATGCCTGCCGTCCCGGTACATCATGCCCAGTTCCATTACGGCGCCCAGATCCTTCCGGCTGGCCGCCTTTTCAAACCATTCCACGGCCTTGGCCGCGTCCTGCGGGACGCCCAGGCCATCCCGGTACTTGAACGCCAGAAGCCCCTGCGCCGTCAGGTTGCCGCTTTCCGCCGCGCGGAGAAGGTACGGAACCGACTTTTCCGGAGAGCTGTCCGGAACCAGCTTCCGTTCATAAACAAGGGCCGCCCACAACGCCGCCTTGGAGTCACCGGCGTCCGCCTCTTTCCTCCACGTTTGGAGGGCTTTTTCATAATAGCGGTCTGCCGTTTCCTCATCCTTCGGACCGCCCGTTCCCTTGGAGGCCATTACAGCCACCTGGTACTGTGCCGCGGCATTGCCGCTGTCAGCGGCGCGGGCAAACCAATACCGGGCCTTTTCCAGATTTTTGGGATACAGGCGGCTGCCTGTATAAAACAGCTTGCCCAAATCCAGCATGGAATCCACGTCACCGCCATTGGCCTCCTTCTCTACCAGGGAAACGTATTCAGACATCCATTTGGACGTCTCCGGGGCATTTCCCTCCACATCATAGTGCACCGCCAGCTCCCGCGCGGCAGCCTTATCCCCGTTCAGGGCTTTCTCCCGGAGGCCGGACAGATAAGCCCCAAAATCTCCCTCACCGGCTGACGCCGGGGAGGGAGCATCCTGAGATGCATGAAGCGGAGGCTGAACGAGGCACAGCCCCCACAATCCGGCAAGGAGCCACCATTTGCAATGCTTCTTCATACCGGAACAAGTCAATCATTAACGGCCTCTGTTTCCGCGGGAGAACCCGCCGGAGGACCTGCCGCCAAAGCCCGGTTTGCGAAAACCTCCTTCACGGCGGTCACCACCAAATCCGCCTTCGCGGCGCTGGAACCCACCCTCACGGCGATCTCCACCAAATCCGCCTTCACGGCGTTTGAAGCCTCCTTCGCGACGGTCTCCTCCGAACCCGCCTTCACGGCGCTGGAAGCCACCCTCGCGGCGGTCTCCTCCAAATCCGCCTTCACGGCGCTGGAAACCTCCCTCGCGGCGGTCTCCACCGAATCCGCCTTCACGGCGCTGGAAGCCTCCCTCACGACGGTCACCACCGAATCCGCCTTCACGGCGTTTGAAGCCTCCCTCGCGGCGGTCTCCTCCAAATCCGCCTTCGCGGCGCTGGAACCCACCCTCACGGCGATCTCCACCGAATCCGCC
This DNA window, taken from Akkermansia muciniphila, encodes the following:
- a CDS encoding arsenate reductase family protein, with the protein product MSSLFIEYPKCTTCQKAKKWLDEQGVSYEDRHIVEQNPTAEELRTWIEESGLPSKKFFNTNGLLYKSMSLKDKLPGMSLDDQIALLSTNGMLVKRPILITNGRICVGFKADEWKAALHS
- a CDS encoding twin-arginine translocase TatA/TatE family subunit; translation: MFGLGTPEIIAILVIVFLLFGAKKLPEFARGLGKSLGEFKKAKSEFEEELLKTEKETMSDAPASKPESRPSPELSQPIDVEVEKPLETKPEDK
- a CDS encoding ion transporter, which gives rise to MPLITRTKQGAANFGPWENIVRVLILVWFMLYTLNAIPDVHPLVGRIAAKVNYWISYFFVFEYILRVLCAKPRKTYIFSGMGILDFIVCVPFLGMFFGLDWQILYSLRIVRVLAIFKLARFNQTAASFKKAFYLIRDEFFLFFSVILFMLYVTSLGIYIAEHDAQPEKFRSFFDALWFAVETLSTVGYGDLVPITPMGRIFTGVIMFIAVSIIAISTGLITSAFSRVWQQENIFAHRRKHPADKSAADAGGEEEEPK
- a CDS encoding MBL fold metallo-hydrolase codes for the protein MKIHFCGAAGTTTGSQHLLEVNGSRILLDCGMYQGRREEAWHINKDFPYFSPAEVDAVILSHAHIDHSGNLPNLVKQGFQGNIYSTFATRDLCQIMLADAARIQEHDCAFINKMNKRRGIQQPEVYPTYSEQDAERCMRQFVNIGYERSIPVVPGVTLTFYDAGHILGAAQVCLDIEDREDGRKKRFLFSGDVGRGDNELLRDPVPVPDVNILLMESTYGGRFHEAPSRDDEAFCRVIREALDLGGRIYIPAFAVERTQQLLYLFNRAYHEGRLPPLNVYVDSPMAVSATEIFRIHPECFNKEVYDFLFREKEPFCFEQLRLIRSVGESQKLNKMSEQAIIISASGMCEAGRILHHLANNIGNPKNTVLFVGYCAEHTLGRKIMDGWKEVPILGKQYTVRARIREMDSFSGHADHGELLEYFDRTGGPKRNIILAHGEEKASRALAEALRERQPNPVSIAQLGSAMVL